Proteins encoded in a region of the Cherax quadricarinatus isolate ZL_2023a unplaced genomic scaffold, ASM3850222v1 Contig3208, whole genome shotgun sequence genome:
- the LOC138851985 gene encoding glutamate receptor ionotropic, kainate 5-like, which produces MHLVVGAEQWVPWLRITQHELTGDLTYSGIMYNLLLALSQTMNFTYELRRPGDGLWGVGFPNGSWSGMLGMVKNGEVDFALGPFAFNWERYHYACEFSQPIFMDYESVFMRRAGLETDLFAFSRPFQWQVMLVWLGLLAAAILTWIVLYFFFYLSPYERQTPMKEYNKDNEESQAKRETRMERTHYQSQTMWFIGTLFNQSKSWLPKSDSRRVITAAWLFSCFIFISVFSSTLTAMLSVPKVGVPIDSTDDLVSQTRVPWAIESGSFLFQILYQATEGIYQALWAGHSHMITDCYTSRNDIRAGKFAAVCDKMTMKKVMSEDFSATGMCNFYMAREDFKSMPMALAFQHQHPLYSKANQKILEFVNKGLVERWIAEQLPNSTACLGAPDSNYVSDKRPLTLKDYYGLFTVCAVCEFLQNAS; this is translated from the exons ATGCACCTAGTAGTGGGAGCTGAACAATGGGTGCCGTGGCTAAGGATCACACAACACGAGCTGACAGGGGACCTTACCTACTCAGGTATCATGTACAACCTCCTCCTCGCTCTCTCTCAGACCATGAACTTTAC GTACGAGCTGCGGCGTCCTGGAGACGGGTTATGGGGTGTTGGATTCCCCAACGGATCTTGGAGCGGCATGTTGGGAATGGTAAAGAATGG CGAGGTGGATTTCGCCCTAGGTCCCTTTGCCTTCAATTGGGAGCGGTACCATTACGCATGTGAGTTCAGCCAGCCCATCTTCATGGACTATGAGAGTGTCTTCATGCGCCGGGCTGGGCTTGAGACAGACCTCTTTGCCTTCAGCCGACCATTCCAGTGGCAGGTGATGTTG GTATGGTTGGGACTGCTGGCTGCAGCCATACTCACGTGGATCGtcctctacttcttcttctacctTAGTCCTTACGAACGGCAAACACCAATGAAGGAATATAATAAAGACAATGAGGAGTCACAAGCTAAGAGAGAGACCAGGATGGAGAGGACGCATTATCAGTCTCAGACAATGTGGTTCATTGGAACACTCTTCAATCAAA GTAAATCCTGGCTGCCGAAGAGTGACAGTAGACGAGTGATAACAGCAGCGTGGCTCTTCTCCTGCTTCATCTTCATCTCCGTCTTCTCCAGCACTCTCACAGCTATGCTCTCAGTGCCCAAG GTTGGTGTACCCATCGACAGCACGGACGACCTGGTCAGTCAGACGCGGGTGCCATGGGCCATAGAGTCTGGTTCCTTCCTTTTCCAGATCCTCTAC CAAGCCACAGAAGGTATCTACCAAGCGCTGTGGGCGGGTCACTCGCATATGATCACAGACTGCTACACTTCCAGGAACGACATTCGCGCCGGCAAATTCGCAGCCGTCTGTGACAAAATGACAATGAAGAAG GTCATGTCTGAGGACTTCAGTGCTACAGGCATGTGTAACTTCTACATGGCGAGGGAAGATTTTAAGTCTATGCCCATGGCTCTCGCCTTCCAGCACCAGCACCCTCTCTACTCCAAAGCCAACCAGAA aattcTAGAATTTGTGAACAAGGGTCTGGTGGAGCGGTGGATCGCAGAGCAGCTGCCCAACAGTACAGCTTGTCTTGGTGCTCCAGACTCAAACTATGTCAGTGACAAGCGACCACTTACACTCAAAGACTACTATGGTCTTTTCACCGTGTGTGCAGTCTGTGAGTTCTTGCAAAATGCGAGTTGA